One Paenibacillus riograndensis SBR5 DNA segment encodes these proteins:
- a CDS encoding LacI family DNA-binding transcriptional regulator, whose product MPIRKKVTLQHLATELGLTVHTVSKALRGLPGMSEYTRNEVLLLAQKLGYHTKEQERSLLFENTPVYSGPSRRFIFLIAARQGLQSPLHHILLESVQHRLGEAGHKVELLFVPEGLQPAKAFTGWENKHNLSYADGIFISPVIEESVEAHLIQLKMPRILLNFPPPGANVDSVIWNVHDAMQQSARHLIAMGHRRIMYIGNPWLSRGYQLRWQAFCMTLEAAGLQVEPDSHIFEMNLPQEEWTALWKRQTEAYSPTAFICASEQALTRVYLACQTTGKHIPGDYSLMGLEPEPSLRNIIPDIARPTLPVKETGGRAADRMLWRIANPSLPYEHILLQGGLHNGSTVQPAHAEEPRGKRGSS is encoded by the coding sequence ATGCCCATCCGCAAAAAAGTAACGCTGCAGCATCTCGCCACCGAGCTGGGCCTGACGGTCCATACGGTGTCCAAGGCCCTCCGGGGCCTCCCCGGCATGTCGGAGTACACCCGAAATGAAGTGCTCCTGCTGGCGCAAAAGCTCGGCTATCACACCAAGGAGCAGGAGCGCAGTCTTTTGTTCGAGAACACTCCTGTCTACTCCGGACCAAGCCGCCGTTTCATCTTTCTGATCGCCGCCAGGCAGGGTCTGCAGTCCCCGCTGCACCATATTCTCCTGGAGAGTGTGCAGCACCGGCTGGGCGAGGCAGGCCACAAGGTAGAACTATTATTCGTCCCGGAAGGACTTCAGCCGGCAAAAGCCTTCACCGGGTGGGAGAACAAACATAATCTCTCATATGCAGACGGCATTTTTATTAGTCCGGTGATTGAGGAATCCGTAGAGGCACATCTGATCCAGCTAAAAATGCCCCGGATTCTGCTCAATTTCCCCCCTCCCGGTGCAAACGTGGACAGTGTGATCTGGAATGTCCATGACGCCATGCAGCAATCCGCCAGACATCTGATCGCCATGGGGCACCGCAGGATTATGTACATTGGAAATCCGTGGCTGAGCCGGGGCTACCAGCTGCGCTGGCAGGCCTTCTGCATGACATTGGAAGCAGCCGGGCTTCAGGTGGAGCCGGACTCCCATATCTTTGAAATGAATCTGCCGCAGGAGGAATGGACGGCGTTATGGAAGCGCCAGACCGAAGCGTATAGTCCCACGGCCTTCATCTGCGCCTCGGAACAAGCCTTGACCCGTGTCTATCTGGCTTGTCAAACCACCGGCAAGCACATTCCGGGGGACTACTCCCTGATGGGTCTGGAACCGGAGCCGTCCCTGCGGAACATTATTCCGGACATCGCCCGGCCCACGCTGCCTGTGAAGGAAACCGGCGGCCGTGCGGCTGACCGGATGCTGTGGCGGATTGCCAACCCTTCACTGCCCTATGAGCACATCCTGCTTCAAGGCGGGCTTCATAACGGAAGCACCGTTCAGCCGGCACACGCAGAAGAACCCCGCGGTAAGCGGGGTTCTTCCTAA
- a CDS encoding FAD-dependent oxidoreductase, whose amino-acid sequence MKTITVPADQIPVSREVEVLVAGGGPAGIAAAIAAARNGASVLIVEQRGYLGGMGTAALVPAFCPYTDHEKPVVRGIGLELLESMKQACGPDYMSRYGEQLDWVPIDAEVLKRVYEAKVLESGAGLLYHTVVSQVVMGADGSRVDGVVIVNKSGRSYIGCRYVIDATGDADIAAMSGVAFQKGGEQGELQPGTLCYVLSDVSYSRFHEYLKRTGDTGQIPALVQKAQAAGDLPQGRKEVSGFSWISDTLVGVNFGHIFGIDGTQAEDLTRGAIEGRQGIKVQLDFLRKYVPGFEQAHLVTSGEQIGIRETRRITGDYTLVKEDFMSMKSFPDDIARNSYFIDVHLADSQSQMDIQHLPSGRSHGVPYRALLPVGVDNLWVAGRAASSDRVVQGSLRVMPNCFAMGQAAGTAAYLAGASSMTSREVPIRELQNLLVRQGAWLGEEVHTALNI is encoded by the coding sequence ATGAAGACAATCACAGTTCCAGCAGATCAGATCCCGGTAAGCCGTGAAGTGGAGGTGCTGGTCGCCGGAGGGGGGCCTGCCGGGATCGCCGCCGCCATCGCTGCGGCCAGGAACGGGGCATCCGTTCTGATCGTAGAGCAGAGAGGGTATCTGGGAGGAATGGGAACGGCGGCACTCGTTCCGGCATTCTGCCCTTATACGGATCATGAGAAGCCGGTCGTGCGCGGGATCGGCCTGGAGCTTTTGGAGAGTATGAAGCAGGCCTGCGGCCCGGATTACATGAGCAGATACGGAGAGCAGCTGGACTGGGTGCCCATTGACGCGGAAGTGCTCAAGCGGGTCTATGAAGCCAAGGTGCTTGAGAGCGGTGCCGGATTGCTGTACCATACCGTGGTTTCCCAGGTAGTTATGGGCGCGGACGGCTCCCGCGTAGACGGGGTGGTGATTGTTAATAAAAGCGGCCGCTCCTACATTGGGTGCCGCTATGTAATTGATGCTACCGGTGATGCGGATATCGCGGCAATGTCCGGAGTTGCCTTCCAGAAAGGCGGGGAGCAGGGCGAGCTGCAGCCGGGAACGCTTTGTTATGTATTAAGCGATGTGAGCTATAGCCGGTTCCATGAATATCTGAAGCGGACCGGGGATACCGGCCAGATTCCGGCTCTGGTCCAGAAGGCGCAGGCAGCAGGGGATCTTCCGCAAGGGCGCAAGGAAGTGTCGGGTTTTTCCTGGATATCGGATACACTGGTCGGGGTGAACTTTGGGCATATCTTCGGGATCGACGGGACCCAGGCGGAGGATTTGACCCGGGGGGCGATTGAAGGAAGGCAGGGGATTAAGGTGCAGCTGGATTTCCTGCGCAAATACGTGCCGGGTTTTGAACAAGCGCATCTCGTGACCTCCGGGGAGCAGATCGGCATCCGGGAAACCCGGCGGATCACGGGCGATTATACGCTGGTGAAGGAGGATTTCATGAGTATGAAATCCTTCCCTGATGATATCGCCAGAAATTCGTATTTCATTGATGTTCATCTGGCGGACTCCCAGTCACAGATGGATATTCAGCATTTGCCGAGCGGCAGATCACACGGTGTGCCTTACCGGGCGCTGCTGCCCGTTGGCGTCGACAACCTGTGGGTTGCCGGACGGGCCGCTTCTTCGGACCGGGTGGTGCAGGGTTCGCTCCGCGTCATGCCGAACTGCTTCGCCATGGGCCAGGCGGCAGGCACCGCCGCCTATCTGGCCGGCGCTTCGTCCATGACTTCACGCGAGGTTCCAATCCGCGAGCTGCAAAATCTGCTGGTCCGGCAGGGGGCCTGGCTCGGTGAGGAGGTACACACGGCACTGAATATCTGA
- a CDS encoding ABC transporter substrate-binding protein, whose amino-acid sequence MKKTKAVTSLAALTLMAGLFAGCSSNNNNAGNAAATNAGNTGTNTEAAAAPEGGAAKDIKGEITVITQRTDIVDTVFKDFAAKFNEKYPDVKVNFEALSSYEDQIKIRMSTNDYGDVLLLPTSVAIKDLPDFFEPLGKMSDLEKQYTGLEERAVDGIAYGIPTTVNYSGVIYNKQVFKDAGITEIPRTFDEFNAALKSIKDKTDAIPLYTNYAAGWTLTQWEADLATVAGDRDYVNIGQVASDDNFVKGQPHYDLYKLMYDAAKNGLIEEDPTTTDWESSKADLANGKIGTMMLGSWAIGQIKGVAANPDDIGFMPFPTNAKKILVPLSDDYTLGVSIHSKNKEAARAWVDWFINESGYPTNDGGGMSPVKGAELPEMLKQFEGTDVTFDTLAPAKAGEEGWVDAIDKQAEIGLWQPDFKKVIIEAAIGNRKDSFDDIMKDLNDKWKEARAKITSGK is encoded by the coding sequence ATGAAGAAAACCAAAGCAGTTACCAGCCTGGCGGCATTGACACTGATGGCTGGTTTGTTCGCAGGCTGTTCATCGAACAACAATAATGCCGGCAATGCAGCAGCAACCAATGCAGGCAATACCGGAACAAACACCGAGGCGGCAGCAGCCCCTGAAGGCGGCGCAGCTAAAGATATCAAAGGTGAGATCACGGTTATCACCCAGAGAACGGATATTGTTGATACCGTATTCAAGGATTTCGCCGCAAAGTTCAATGAAAAATATCCGGATGTCAAAGTGAACTTCGAAGCGCTGTCCAGCTACGAGGATCAGATCAAAATCCGCATGAGCACCAATGACTATGGCGATGTGCTGCTGCTGCCTACAAGCGTAGCGATCAAGGATCTGCCAGACTTCTTTGAGCCGCTGGGTAAGATGTCCGATCTGGAGAAGCAATATACCGGTCTGGAGGAACGCGCTGTGGACGGAATCGCTTATGGAATTCCAACTACAGTTAACTACTCCGGGGTTATCTACAACAAACAAGTGTTCAAAGATGCCGGAATTACGGAGATCCCCAGAACCTTTGATGAGTTCAACGCAGCTCTGAAAAGCATCAAGGATAAGACCGACGCAATTCCGCTCTACACGAACTATGCAGCTGGCTGGACGCTGACCCAATGGGAAGCGGATCTGGCTACCGTAGCCGGTGACCGGGATTATGTCAACATCGGACAAGTAGCCTCTGATGATAACTTTGTTAAAGGCCAGCCTCACTATGACTTGTACAAATTAATGTACGATGCAGCCAAAAATGGCCTGATCGAAGAAGATCCAACTACAACGGACTGGGAATCCTCCAAAGCCGATTTGGCTAACGGCAAAATTGGTACGATGATGCTCGGTTCGTGGGCTATCGGGCAGATCAAAGGGGTTGCTGCCAACCCTGATGATATTGGCTTCATGCCTTTCCCGACCAACGCCAAAAAAATTCTTGTTCCATTGTCTGACGATTATACGCTCGGCGTAAGCATCCACAGCAAGAATAAGGAAGCCGCGAGAGCATGGGTGGATTGGTTCATTAACGAATCAGGCTATCCTACAAATGACGGCGGCGGTATGAGCCCGGTTAAAGGCGCTGAGCTTCCGGAAATGCTGAAACAATTTGAAGGCACGGATGTTACATTTGACACCCTTGCCCCTGCCAAAGCCGGTGAAGAAGGCTGGGTTGACGCTATTGATAAACAAGCTGAGATTGGCCTCTGGCAGCCTGACTTCAAGAAAGTCATTATCGAAGCCGCCATCGGTAACCGCAAAGATTCCTTTGATGACATTATGAAAGACCTGAATGACAAGTGGAAAGAGGCAAGAGCTAAAATTACCTCTGGCAAATAA
- a CDS encoding carbohydrate ABC transporter permease, whose amino-acid sequence MPKLSNMSYKNQRILIIFLFSLVPVVLLLTFSYLPVFKMFQYSFTSWNGFSKNMEYVGFDNYKTIFTKPEYFAVFKVSLYYFFATFVQMGLALYFATILSFNVRMKNWFKGILFFPTLLNGVAIGFIFLFFFKPEGTLNTILDLVGLGAWQQKWLLNPQLINISLAFASVWRYMGMNFIIFLGAISSIGGDIYEASEIDGANRWHQFRHIIIPSIKRILQLNLILAVSGAIGVFEIPYVMTGGSNGSGTFVIQTVDVAFKYSKLGLASAMAVVLLGIVVLVTVLQRVLIKEEK is encoded by the coding sequence GTGCCCAAATTGTCCAACATGAGCTACAAAAATCAACGTATATTGATCATCTTTTTATTTTCACTGGTTCCCGTTGTCCTGCTGCTGACGTTTTCCTATTTGCCCGTGTTCAAAATGTTCCAGTACAGCTTCACAAGCTGGAATGGATTTAGTAAAAATATGGAGTATGTCGGCTTTGACAACTACAAAACAATCTTCACCAAACCCGAGTATTTCGCCGTGTTCAAGGTCAGCTTGTATTATTTCTTTGCCACCTTTGTCCAAATGGGGCTGGCGCTTTATTTTGCCACCATTCTAAGCTTTAACGTCCGCATGAAGAACTGGTTCAAAGGAATCCTGTTTTTTCCGACATTGCTGAACGGCGTGGCTATCGGTTTTATCTTCCTGTTTTTCTTCAAGCCGGAAGGAACACTGAATACCATCCTTGATCTCGTCGGGCTTGGAGCCTGGCAGCAGAAGTGGCTGCTGAATCCCCAGCTGATCAATATCTCCCTCGCCTTTGCTTCGGTATGGAGATACATGGGGATGAACTTTATCATCTTCCTTGGAGCGATTTCCTCTATCGGCGGCGATATTTACGAAGCTTCGGAAATTGACGGCGCCAACCGCTGGCACCAGTTCAGACACATTATTATTCCGAGCATCAAACGCATATTGCAGCTCAATCTGATCCTCGCGGTGAGCGGAGCGATCGGTGTGTTCGAAATTCCGTATGTCATGACTGGCGGTTCCAATGGCAGCGGCACTTTTGTCATCCAGACCGTCGATGTGGCCTTTAAATACAGCAAGCTGGGACTAGCCTCGGCAATGGCTGTAGTGCTTCTGGGAATTGTGGTTCTTGTCACCGTTCTGCAGCGTGTTCTGATTAAGGAGGAGAAGTAA
- a CDS encoding carbohydrate ABC transporter permease, which translates to MHTLKYNLASFFKYLTLILGALMALVPIVVVFFASLKTNKEYASTGPLTLPENWLNFSNYSKAFIDGNMLLGFMNTIIIVLISIAGATLTGSMMAYILARFRFKGSKLLMGAFLLATLIPGVTTQVATFQIINSLELFNTRWAPILMYLGTDIIAVYIFMQFLDSISESLDESAMLDGASYWTIYWRIILPLLSPAIVTVIIVKGVNIYNDFYTPFLYMPKSSLQVVSTALFKFKGPYGSQWEVICAAIMIAIIPTLIAFIALQKYIYNGFAQGSVK; encoded by the coding sequence ATGCATACTCTAAAATATAACTTAGCCTCTTTCTTCAAATACCTCACTTTGATTTTGGGAGCGCTGATGGCGCTGGTGCCGATCGTCGTCGTCTTTTTTGCCTCTTTAAAAACGAATAAAGAATATGCGTCGACAGGCCCGCTTACCCTGCCGGAAAACTGGCTGAATTTTTCTAACTATTCCAAAGCATTTATCGACGGGAATATGCTGCTCGGCTTCATGAACACGATTATTATCGTGCTGATTTCCATTGCTGGTGCTACCCTGACCGGTTCCATGATGGCTTACATTTTGGCCCGGTTCAGATTCAAGGGCAGCAAGCTGCTCATGGGCGCTTTTCTGCTTGCCACGCTGATTCCCGGAGTAACCACCCAAGTGGCTACCTTCCAGATCATCAACTCGCTGGAATTGTTCAACACCCGTTGGGCGCCGATTCTGATGTATCTGGGTACGGATATTATCGCTGTTTATATTTTCATGCAGTTCCTGGACTCCATTTCCGAATCGCTCGACGAATCTGCAATGCTGGACGGAGCGTCTTACTGGACCATCTACTGGAGAATTATTCTCCCGCTGCTCAGTCCGGCTATTGTAACAGTGATTATCGTCAAGGGCGTTAACATCTATAACGATTTCTACACGCCTTTCCTGTACATGCCTAAAAGCAGCCTGCAGGTGGTCTCCACCGCGCTGTTCAAGTTCAAGGGTCCGTACGGTTCACAGTGGGAGGTTATCTGTGCCGCCATTATGATCGCAATTATACCGACACTGATCGCCTTTATCGCTTTGCAGAAATACATCTACAACGGTTTTGCGCAAGGGTCGGTAAAATAA
- a CDS encoding glycoside hydrolase family 130 protein, whose protein sequence is MKEVKLTASQNIPNMPWQDRPAGNDNPVWRHSDNPVIKRNPAKGVARIFNSAVVAYEGSFLGVFRVEDNTTRPHLRMGHSVDGLDWKIDDEPIQFVDEAGEPYMPRYAYDPRLVKVEDTYYIIWCTDFYGAAIGVAKTRDFKTFISLENPFLPFNRNGVLFPRKINGNFVMLSRPSDSGHTPFGDVFLSESPDFVYWGKHRHVMTKGGQGWWQSTKIGGGPAPIETTEGWLMFYHGVTGTCNGLVYSMGAVILDKDEPSKVKYRSKNFVLTPEEWYEERGFVNNVLFPCATLNDAETGRIAIYYGAADTYVGLAYTTVEEIVNYVIATHEEVGDDAGLGKI, encoded by the coding sequence ATGAAAGAAGTTAAGCTGACCGCAAGCCAGAATATTCCCAATATGCCTTGGCAGGACAGACCGGCCGGGAATGACAATCCGGTATGGAGACACAGTGACAATCCGGTAATCAAGCGCAATCCGGCTAAGGGGGTCGCGCGTATTTTCAACAGTGCTGTTGTGGCTTATGAAGGCAGCTTTTTGGGCGTATTCCGTGTTGAAGACAACACCACCCGTCCTCATCTGCGAATGGGGCACAGTGTGGACGGCCTGGATTGGAAAATTGACGATGAACCGATTCAGTTTGTAGACGAAGCCGGCGAACCGTATATGCCGCGTTACGCGTATGATCCGCGTCTGGTCAAGGTTGAAGATACGTATTACATCATCTGGTGTACGGATTTCTACGGGGCCGCGATCGGTGTAGCCAAAACCCGGGATTTCAAAACCTTCATCAGTCTGGAAAATCCGTTCCTGCCGTTCAACCGCAACGGTGTGCTGTTCCCCAGAAAAATCAATGGCAATTTCGTGATGCTGTCCCGTCCGAGCGACAGCGGGCATACACCTTTTGGTGATGTGTTCCTGAGTGAAAGCCCGGATTTCGTGTACTGGGGCAAACACCGCCATGTCATGACCAAAGGCGGGCAAGGCTGGTGGCAGAGCACCAAAATCGGCGGCGGCCCTGCACCTATCGAAACTACCGAAGGCTGGCTGATGTTCTATCACGGCGTTACCGGAACCTGCAACGGCCTTGTGTACAGCATGGGCGCTGTTATCCTCGATAAGGATGAGCCGTCCAAGGTCAAATACCGTTCCAAAAACTTCGTGCTTACCCCGGAAGAATGGTACGAGGAAAGAGGTTTCGTGAACAACGTGCTCTTCCCTTGCGCTACCCTGAATGATGCTGAAACCGGCCGTATCGCCATCTATTATGGCGCCGCCGACACCTATGTAGGCCTTGCTTACACTACCGTCGAAGAAATCGTCAATTACGTGATCGCAACCCATGAGGAAGTCGGCGACGACGCCGGATTGGGCAAGATCTAA